AACCACGGAGAATTCAAATTGACATAGAACAAGCTCAGGCGCTGGTCCGTAAACTTGACACTGAGAAGggtattgaggacaatgttctATCCAGCAGTGATCATGATAAATTGGATGGAGAGAAATCCCATGGTGGATCTATGGGGCCAATTATAATAATACGAGGCCTGACTACCGTCAAGGGTCTCGAGGGTTTTGAGCTGTTGGATACCCTAATTACTTATTTGTGGCGTGTCCATGGTGTAGATTACTATGGCATGTCTGAGACAAATGAAGCCAAGGGACTCCGGCATGTGAGAGCTGACAGTAAGAGCTTTGATGGATCTAATACCAGTGGAGCTGATTGGGAGAACAAACTTGATTCATTCTGGCAGGAAAGACTGCATGGGCGGGATCCCCTGGAAATTTTGACAGCCAAGGATAAAATTGATGCAGCAGCAGTTGAGGCTCTGGATCCTCATGTGCGGAAAATAAGAGATGAAAAATATGGTTGGAAGTATGGCTGTGGAGCCAAGGGCTGCACAAAGCTTTTCCATGCTGCTGAGTTTGTTCATAAGCATCTTAGACTCAAACACCCTGACCTCGTGATGGAGCTGACCTCAAAAGTCCGGGAAGATCTgtattttcaaaattatttgaaGTATGTTAACCGATAACATCTTGTAACAGGACTAGAAAATTATGATTGGATTATTGAAAAAGAATATGCTAGTCATTTGTCTCTTTCTCCACTGCAGTGATCCAAGCGCACCTGGTGGAACGCCTGTCATGCAGCAATCTGCACCGGTAGGACTCCTTTTGTGAGTAACAATGCTATTTGGGCATTTGACTCTTGCACACACAAGTCCTTCACTTGTATGCTTTTCTAGTAATCCTGAACATCTATCCTTAAGATGCCTTCAGGATGCCCTTAACAGTACGAGTTACATTTGCAACTTGACTTCTGGTGCATCTTGTTGGGTGCAGGACTTTCAAATATATCTTCCTCTGGTTGTTCAAGTTGCATATTATATTTTAGGTCAAATAACAGTAAATGGTCTTTGAATATTTTTCtgaaatagcttatatttgtttttaacatattttatattaatgatattgtAATCAGAATTTGAGCTGTTTGGACTTTTTCTCTGTATTGACTGTGCACAAGCTGTCTGAGGTTACTGCATTTGTAGTTCAGAGACCTCAGCAGTGCAATATTAAAATTACAAGATGGTATGCAGAAACAAAATATTTAGGCATCTGAAGTAGCAACTTGTAGTATATAATGCAGTTAAAAGTCTGCCGAAATGGAACAGCATCTAGAAGTTTGTCCAACAATGACTGGCAGCTGTTATAAAGCACTCGTGAGATGGGATGTGTATCTCAAAGGTTCTATCTGggagttctgaattttgatattttatatctcttcaccATTGGAAATTACAAGATTGAGGTTCTATATCCTCCGGGTTTTTCCTATTTTGATTGTTTTGCTTTCTCCTTTGTGATTGGATGCCACATTCTTTTGTTTCAAACTGTCAATTTGTGCAGAACATAGTCATTTTATTAGAGAGAAATGTTGTATTCTCATGGAACTTTATCATCTGGTAAACAGCGGACCTATATTGTGTGATAGGTAAAACTTTATCACCTGTTGAAATTTCAGTCTTGTGAAATGATTGACAACAGTACATTTCTTTCATTTTGTGTTTTCTTAATCCAGTCTGGTGTTTGGACTTTTAGTCCTtctatttctttatttctttttatttttattatcttcTGAAATATAATTCACAGAATTATCTGTGGCTATGCTTTGTCCTTTAATTATTTCCTCTTATGTGACCTGTATGCACATACATATAAATAAAAGGAACCAATGCTTAGAACTGTAACATGCTCTTGCGTGGCATGTACAAAATACCTGTTTCTTGTAATTGACTGTGCCTGGGTGCACTTATCCTTGCTGTATTACTGCACTTTTTTGCAGAAGGTCAAGGCACCAAGACGCAGACCAGTTTTAGAAAACCGTCTTAGAGATGAACGTGGCAACCGTAGGGAGCATGACAGGGCTGATAGAGATGACGACAGATATGATAGGGCTGATCACTCACCATCTCATGATGCAAATGGTGCGCCGGAAGGGAGGAGCCATGATGAAACAATGTTTGACGCATTTGGTGTACAAGGGCTGCATGGAGGTCCTTTTCCTGCCGATGTGCCCCCTCCACCAGTATTGATGCCTGTACCTGGTGCTGGGTAAGTCAATAGTTTGTAGAGTTCCATATGCACCTACCTGATATTTCCTTCACTGTTATCATCCGGTATTTTTTGTAGTCCATTGGGACCTTTTGTTCCTGCCCCACCAGAAGTTGCTATGCGCATGCTGAGAGAGCAGGGTGGTCCATCGTCATTTGAAGCAAATGGTGGCCCTCGTGGTAGGAAAGGATGGCTTAGTCCCCAAGTGGGTGGTTCGGCGCCAATTCTTGCTGCACCTCCAGCATTTCGACACGATCCTCGTCGCATTCGAAGGTTATTGCTGCTTCATAAAAATATAACGACCTGCAATCGATCATGCTCTTTTAATTAACCACATACAGAGTCCTGTGATGGGTTGATAATGATATAGACTGCATATGTCAGGCTTATTCTAGACAAACGAGATTATAGGTTGTGTACGACTGCAACTTGATGTAGTCAATGCCTAGAAAGCATACGGATGTAATAACATTAACTGTTTATAAATAGAGGTTTGAAGACTAGTTAATTGATATGGGAAATTCCAGTTAGGATTGTTAGGTCTTTTATAGGTTTTGGTAGGGTAGTGAGCTCCGGATGAACAAATGAATATAACCTCTGTAGCACATCCATTTCTTGCTGTATGTTTGCAGATTTTGTGATTGTATTTTGCAAGTATTGGCCACAAAGTGTGGATGTAAAAgccatttatttattcattgttTATTGGTTTCTTCAAGTCCTCTTTCCAGTCCAACAACAAACTGCAGAAAAACATCTTGATGGGTATTAATGTAGGTAGTAGTTGTACCAATATTATAGAGTGTGCTAGTTTTCCAAGTGGACAAGTCTATGCGTGTGTTATTTTGACTTTCCTCAGGAAAGAAATCTATAAAGGGCTTTATTGAGTATTGGTTTCTTAGAATAGGAAGGATTTATAAGAATACTTGTACTCATCAGGTGTGCTTAAGTTACTCCTGGGTGTTCGCTGCTTTCTTGCATGTTGCAAAACTTAGAAATAAGATCATGATGGTTGAAAATTGAAACAATAATTTATCTGGGAAGATTGGAGCAAAcatattaaaacaaaaaaaatattgagaaaaTATAATGGTTGACTCACAGTCTTCATCGGCTCAGACAAGCTTATGATGGGGTATCAAGAACTGAAATTTGGTGGGCTCTAGGAGAGATGTGCGTGAACAATAAATTGAAATTATCGAGGAGTGTTAGCAGTATATGTGACACAACTAGTGCAGTCTTTGTTGTGGGCTTATACTGTGGACTGGCTATAAGTCCATGTCTTTTTACACCAGTTATAGATGGATCAGCTGCTAATAGTTGGGAGGATGTACCATGGTGTATGCTATTTGTAGAGAAGAGGACAAGATCAAATGCTAAATTGGATCCTTGAAGGGATATCTTTGACCACAGGGGTTTAAATATCAGTAGAATTTGATAATAAGAGTATGGGATGTAACTGTGGTGAAAAgggaaataaaattgaagttcaAGTCAAAATTGATGGACAAAAAATCGTTGCAGTGTTTGATTTCTGTAGCTAGGACTATTGTGCAAAAAGAGATTAAGATGAAGACGGATGTAATAGAATTGGAGTTGGATTTTCTGGCATTCTGCAATCGATGTACACCTTGACAATTTGGGGAAGGATTCTATAAAATGGCAATGAGATCCACAACATTGTTTGGTTCAGAATGTCGGGCAGTAAAGAGGGTAAAAAGTGCACAATAGTGTCACAAAAATCGAGAATAATGCGATTGTTTGTGGTAAATCTAGGATGAATATATTGTGCCGCGACCGAATGAGCAAATCTTGGGAGTTGCATCAATCGAGGGCTAAGCAATGGGAGTAATCATTGAGATGGTTTGAGTATGTGCAATGAAGAATTAGATGGCTAGAGCAAGGAAGAGTACTAGAATGTGAACAATTTTGGGAGACGAACAATTGTGCGAAGGTGTTTGAAAAAGCTTGCAGTAACTTCAGAGGAAGCCTAAGAGTGATCAGCAAATGTGGATCGTTAAAGCAGATATTAGTAGCAGTTGGGCAAATAGGTGAAAAAGGACTTGATGGGTATGGTCACAATTGGGCAAGTGGATGCTAAATACTGGAACCAACTTTTCTCTCATAATTAGTAGCAGTTGTAATTGGTTTACTAACTACATGTATACatatctctcctttttttttgggacaAAAGTCACATATTAGTGTTTCATTGCTTTCTATGCATTTCTTGTGTTTTGTAATTTGGTAGTGTGAGTCTTGAGCCTGAATAAAACGGTTGAGGGTTGACAACATATCATAAAAGCATGTTAAACTTTGATGTTGAATCAAATTTGGCATTTGTAAATGTCATGTGGTCCTCGGCATCTGGTAGTTGTCAGAAGGATATAAAAACTTAAGGTAACAATAAAGGGGCCCTCAATTGGACAGCGTGGTGGATGTGGATTTATAAACCTGACCAAATAGTTGTGACAATGCTAGATGGTTATGGTAAGATGTTGCTATATTTGTTTCTCGGCAGCAAATTCTTAACCTGAATCTAAGATATGTTTATTAAGGTTTTGGCTTTATGTGCATAAGATGCAGCCGTTATTCTAAATTCTGGTTTCTAATTTATTAAATATGTTATTgtatttttttgtatttattttaatactTAATTTGAATATAGATGGTGGTGTTCCTAAATACTAATATGCTTTCTTATTTCTGAATAACATCTATCATGTAGTTTGAACAATTCTTTGTTaactattgttatattttatatcGGCATTATATACTTTAAAAGCATTTTTCCAATCCTATGTGCTCTTTAACTACCTGCTTCTTTCTATATGCATGCTCATCTGATCCTGTCTTTTGATTGCAGCTACCAAGACCTTGATGCCCCAGAGGATGAAGTTACTGTTATAGACTACAGGAGCTTGTAGACTTTTCATTTGCTGTTATACTTTGGAAGCATATTTGTACCATAATCGAGTATGTGCTCAAAATCATGCCTGTAGTCTTATTGCAATTGACTTTGTTTAATGAATTGATGCACGTTTGTACCATAGGTATATGAGACCCTTTGGTCATGCTCTTGTTTGTTGCAGGAAGAGGTGACATTAATAAATGAATTTGATCAGGATGCTTGGTGTGTTTGCATATGGAATACCAAATATGTGCATTGTCAGATCATATAACCATTTCTTCCTTTTTAGTCAGTTTTCCAACTTGGCTGTGACCCTGAACACTTGAATGCTGTTGTTTTGAGTAACATAAAGGGCGGCCAATGCAAGAGCTGCCCATCATTGCAGGATCCGGGAAATATCATGTATGCAGCCGTACTTCCATGTGTTTCTATATTTTGAACCTGCAATCTTGAGATCATAGTGAAGCAATCATATTGTTGCGATTTAAAACCTCTACCGTCTCATTTCATGCACCTTGAATTTCAGCTCAGATAGTTTGCTAATGATCTTGATACTAACAGGTTTGAATGCAAGTACTAGTCTACGGATAAATCTATGAGGGTGGATGCATGATATTAATAGGGATGAATCAATCATATGTTCATGGAAATTCTTCTCTGGATCTTCTATAATATGGCCCTTTCAACTGGAGCTGTGGTATCTTGTCATAAGGATGGTTCCAGACTGGAGGTTTTGTTGTTTTGTGCTACAGTATTAGCCAGTTTGCTTGCTGGTTGCCTTATGTATATTTGTGCGTATATATCACAAAGCTGATGAGCTGATTCAAGGAGCTAAATGAACAAGCTCAAAAGCTTGTGGGCATATTCATTTGTTGCATGCATGATTTAAAGTTCTTCAGAAACTAGTTTCATGAGATTTAGGCACAAAAGGTCAATTCAAGTGCAAAACTAGCATGCTAACCGCAACTCACAAGATCACAAGTGAATAGGATTTTTTTGGAGATGTATGAAATGTTTTGCTATGCTTTGCAGATCTCTCATAGAAATTCGACAGAATTCAACTAATAGTTCATTCATTCTCAATTCAGTTATTATTTCCACCATGGATTTAAGCAGAGTTAATCAATGTGATCTTTCACCATGCACCGGCAATAGAAGTACAAAGAATCTGCTATGCCTATGATGAATACTTCCATCAACCAGCCGGAGGCGATATAAG
This is a stretch of genomic DNA from Phoenix dactylifera cultivar Barhee BC4 chromosome 9, palm_55x_up_171113_PBpolish2nd_filt_p, whole genome shotgun sequence. It encodes these proteins:
- the LOC103714107 gene encoding serrate RNA effector molecule — protein: MAEVVDMPAEALDRRRDRPQERRESPTDNGSPPPPPPPLRRRDRDSKERRDERDDGPPNRRDDYHDVRNRSPALPPPPPLGLSRGERDREYRRRNSPSPAPHGHRRHSPPRRSPPPGPFKRSRRDDGGYDRRRGSPRGGYGSDDRRYGYDYGGGYDRGGSGSRGGYADERPYGRHANRPSDWPDLGRGGFGDGAEVIQREGLMSYKQFIQELEDDILPAEAERRYEEYRSEYISTQKRTYFDTHKDEEWLKDKYHPTNLVTVIERRNERARSTAKEFLLDLQSGTLDLGPGLTAPVVSKSGNGSDPNSEDEMDSSGKRRRHGRGPAKENDLLSAAPRAHPVSSEPRRIQIDIEQAQALVRKLDTEKGIEDNVLSSSDHDKLDGEKSHGGSMGPIIIIRGLTTVKGLEGFELLDTLITYLWRVHGVDYYGMSETNEAKGLRHVRADSKSFDGSNTSGADWENKLDSFWQERLHGRDPLEILTAKDKIDAAAVEALDPHVRKIRDEKYGWKYGCGAKGCTKLFHAAEFVHKHLRLKHPDLVMELTSKVREDLYFQNYLNDPSAPGGTPVMQQSAPKVKAPRRRPVLENRLRDERGNRREHDRADRDDDRYDRADHSPSHDANGAPEGRSHDETMFDAFGVQGLHGGPFPADVPPPPVLMPVPGAGPLGPFVPAPPEVAMRMLREQGGPSSFEANGGPRGRKGWLSPQVGGSAPILAAPPAFRHDPRRIRSYQDLDAPEDEVTVIDYRSL